From Enterococcus mundtii, the proteins below share one genomic window:
- a CDS encoding histidine phosphatase family protein, producing MELYFTRHGKTEWNLERRFQGSQGDSPLLPQSYEEIKTFGQMVKSVPFEAIYCSTTKRARDTAKGINQELDHPTEIIYTDKLRELGLGKLEGQSIEEMYKKFPENLPNLRNHLDKYDPTPFEGEPITEAITRIEAVVADAVCQHQGPILFVGHGASLTAAIQWMTGKELSQLREMGGLFNSSLTILETGEPNNLLPYDLKVWNQVDFLGNGQPEPLL from the coding sequence ATGGAACTATACTTTACAAGACATGGTAAAACGGAATGGAATCTTGAAAGACGCTTTCAAGGAAGCCAAGGAGACTCACCGTTGTTACCTCAAAGCTATGAGGAGATCAAGACATTCGGCCAAATGGTCAAGTCTGTTCCTTTTGAAGCTATTTATTGCAGTACGACAAAACGTGCAAGAGATACAGCAAAAGGGATCAATCAAGAATTGGACCATCCGACAGAAATCATTTATACAGATAAATTAAGAGAATTAGGTTTAGGAAAACTGGAAGGACAGTCGATCGAAGAGATGTACAAAAAATTTCCAGAGAACTTACCTAATTTACGAAATCATTTAGATAAATATGATCCAACACCTTTTGAAGGAGAGCCGATCACCGAAGCAATCACGCGGATCGAAGCCGTTGTTGCGGATGCAGTCTGTCAACATCAAGGGCCTATTCTATTTGTTGGGCATGGTGCCTCTTTAACTGCTGCGATCCAGTGGATGACTGGTAAAGAATTAAGTCAGTTACGAGAAATGGGCGGTTTATTCAATAGTAGCTTGACGATTTTAGAAACAGGAGAACCAAACAATCTGTTACCATATGACCTTAAAGTATGGAATCAGGTGGATTTTTTAGGTAATGGACAGCCAGAGCCTTTACTATAA
- a CDS encoding copper homeostasis protein CutC translates to MIKEFCAENYTSIPLAIANGANRIELCDNLAVGGTTPSTGVIEEVLSYANEKSVPVMTIIRPRGGDFVYNDIELKIMHTDLIEAKKLGTDGVVIGCLTPSGWLDEEALEVLIDSAEGLQITFHMAFDAIPQERQYEAIDWLVEHGVHRILTHGGVAGTNIEDNFAHLKQLITHADGRIIILPGGGITSENAQVVADALEVHEVHGTKIVPLSE, encoded by the coding sequence ATGATCAAAGAATTTTGTGCGGAGAATTATACATCGATCCCGTTAGCCATCGCAAATGGAGCCAATCGGATCGAATTATGTGACAACCTAGCAGTAGGTGGCACGACACCAAGTACTGGTGTCATTGAAGAAGTATTGAGCTACGCTAATGAAAAAAGTGTTCCTGTCATGACGATCATTCGACCACGTGGTGGCGATTTTGTTTATAATGATATCGAATTGAAAATCATGCACACTGACTTGATTGAAGCCAAAAAACTAGGCACTGACGGTGTAGTGATCGGTTGCTTGACTCCTTCTGGATGGTTAGATGAAGAAGCACTGGAAGTCTTGATCGACTCCGCAGAAGGCTTACAGATCACTTTCCACATGGCGTTTGATGCGATTCCTCAAGAACGTCAATACGAAGCCATCGATTGGTTGGTTGAACATGGCGTTCATCGTATCTTGACACATGGTGGTGTTGCCGGTACAAACATCGAAGATAATTTTGCACACTTAAAACAGTTGATCACTCATGCAGACGGACGAATCATCATTTTACCTGGTGGTGGTATCACTTCAGAAAATGCACAAGTAGTTGCTGATGCTTTAGAAGTCCACGAAGTCCACGGTACCAAAATCGTTCCTTTATCTGAATAA
- a CDS encoding diacylglycerol/lipid kinase family protein, translating into MNFHYHLLINQAAGSGNGKKTADKILPILDKKKLSYTVHYSEYKGHDALIAEHLAEDTLIEWEEDIDADTIGWYPLLIVIGGDGTLHQVLNTFHHLCVSFPVGFIPAGSGNDFARGIGLSRDPEKALETILATKEPQKINVLHYEEKVNDREGLALNNFGIGLDAAIVHATNHSNAKKRLNKYNLGSLSYIFSLLYVLFSQKGFPILVDIGGKRVNFKKAFLCTATNHPYFGGGVSIVPTADVTKPTIDFVVVERVNLFKIAWLLLLLLQKKQMHSKYFHHYTASKLRIVSTIPQYGQEDGEDLEKQSFDLQLTNKTQLLWCEKIVMRDEESTS; encoded by the coding sequence ATGAATTTTCATTATCACCTATTAATCAACCAAGCTGCTGGTAGCGGAAACGGAAAGAAAACAGCGGATAAGATTTTACCAATTTTGGATAAAAAGAAACTTTCCTATACGGTTCACTATAGTGAATACAAAGGGCACGATGCCCTTATAGCGGAACATTTAGCCGAAGATACCCTCATTGAATGGGAAGAGGATATCGATGCTGATACTATCGGATGGTACCCACTTCTCATCGTCATTGGAGGAGATGGTACACTTCATCAGGTTCTGAATACGTTTCATCATTTATGTGTATCTTTTCCTGTCGGCTTCATACCAGCCGGTTCAGGCAATGACTTTGCTCGTGGGATTGGGTTAAGTAGAGATCCAGAAAAAGCTTTAGAAACGATTTTAGCAACCAAAGAACCACAAAAAATAAATGTGTTGCATTATGAAGAAAAAGTAAACGATCGCGAAGGTCTGGCACTCAATAATTTTGGGATTGGTTTAGATGCAGCAATCGTTCATGCTACGAATCATTCCAATGCAAAAAAACGATTGAATAAGTATAATTTAGGCTCGCTTTCTTACATTTTTTCTTTACTGTATGTTCTTTTCTCACAAAAAGGCTTTCCGATTCTTGTAGATATTGGTGGGAAACGTGTGAATTTTAAAAAGGCCTTTCTGTGTACGGCGACTAATCATCCCTATTTCGGTGGAGGCGTGTCGATTGTTCCTACTGCAGATGTAACCAAACCAACGATCGACTTCGTGGTTGTCGAACGAGTAAATTTATTTAAAATTGCTTGGTTGCTTCTTTTATTATTACAGAAGAAGCAAATGCACTCGAAGTATTTCCATCACTATACAGCAAGCAAACTTAGAATTGTTTCTACTATTCCCCAATATGGTCAAGAAGATGGGGAAGATTTAGAAAAACAATCGTTTGATTTACAACTAACAAATAAAACACAGTTATTGTGGTGTGAAAAAATAGTAATGAGGGATGAAGAGTCAACCTCTTGA
- a CDS encoding GTP pyrophosphokinase, which translates to MERDWEEFLAPYEQTVSELKVKLRGIRKQFREQNRHVPIEFVTGRVKPVESIVTKSQLRHIPMARLEEEMSDIAGLRIMCQFVEDIHQVVEIIRNRKDMKVLQERDYITNKKASGYRSYHLVIEYPVQLISGEKKILAEIQIRTLAMNFWATIEHSLNYKYQGVFPEEMSERLQRAAEAAYQLDEEMSNIREEIQEAQRLFSHGRGKSEDAYYRSLINQENKHEEAKDEGSDRS; encoded by the coding sequence ATGGAACGAGACTGGGAAGAGTTTTTAGCACCTTACGAACAAACAGTATCAGAATTAAAAGTAAAACTAAGAGGAATACGTAAACAATTTAGAGAACAAAATCGCCATGTCCCAATCGAGTTTGTGACGGGGCGGGTCAAACCGGTAGAAAGCATCGTTACCAAGTCTCAATTGCGTCATATCCCAATGGCGCGTTTAGAGGAAGAAATGTCAGATATTGCTGGGTTAAGAATCATGTGTCAATTTGTAGAAGATATCCATCAGGTGGTTGAGATCATCCGTAACCGAAAAGATATGAAAGTATTACAGGAACGGGATTATATCACCAATAAAAAAGCGAGTGGGTATCGCTCGTATCATTTAGTGATCGAATATCCAGTCCAATTGATCAGTGGTGAAAAGAAGATCTTAGCAGAAATTCAAATTCGAACGTTAGCGATGAACTTTTGGGCAACGATCGAACATTCGTTGAATTATAAATACCAAGGTGTATTTCCGGAAGAAATGAGTGAACGATTACAACGTGCAGCAGAAGCCGCGTATCAACTCGACGAAGAAATGTCGAATATCCGTGAAGAGATCCAAGAAGCACAACGGTTATTCTCACATGGCAGAGGCAAATCTGAAGATGCCTATTATCGCTCATTGATCAATCAAGAGAATAAACATGAGGAGGCAAAAGATGAAGGTAGCGATCGTTCATAA
- a CDS encoding methyltransferase domain-containing protein, translating into MLKKIDQSRLFLSENAQMFRCPLCQEPFLSTTNGLICQKNHRFDLSKKGTLYFLSHAIKTEYDQGMFAPRRRMIQSGMYQPLIEQLAKHLPSNATVLDVGCGEGSFLAAIDQLQPLKQAIGFDIAKEGVYAATEQPMQAFWCVADLTNLPFADQQFSTILNIFSPSHYQEFQRVLADDGMVLKVVPQSGYLKELRQAFYPDQPEKHHYSNERVVDKFMESMVSVERQRVTYEFTIPEENRRDLLAMSPLEWQVAKEIKEALMEEPLRKITIDVELLKGNKRKRFQ; encoded by the coding sequence ATGTTAAAAAAAATAGACCAGAGTCGACTATTTTTATCAGAGAATGCCCAAATGTTCCGTTGCCCGTTATGTCAAGAACCCTTTTTATCGACCACGAATGGGCTTATTTGCCAAAAGAATCATCGTTTTGATTTATCTAAAAAGGGAACGTTGTATTTTTTATCTCACGCAATCAAAACCGAATATGATCAAGGCATGTTTGCTCCAAGAAGACGAATGATCCAATCAGGTATGTATCAACCATTGATCGAACAGTTAGCTAAGCATTTACCAAGTAATGCGACTGTTCTAGATGTCGGTTGTGGAGAAGGGAGCTTTTTGGCGGCCATCGATCAATTACAACCATTAAAACAAGCAATTGGCTTTGATATCGCGAAAGAAGGTGTCTATGCAGCCACTGAACAGCCGATGCAAGCATTTTGGTGTGTCGCGGATTTAACGAATTTGCCTTTTGCGGATCAACAATTTTCGACGATATTGAATATTTTCTCGCCTTCTCACTATCAAGAGTTTCAGCGAGTACTTGCAGATGACGGCATGGTATTAAAAGTCGTTCCACAATCAGGCTATTTAAAAGAATTACGCCAAGCTTTTTATCCAGATCAGCCAGAAAAACATCATTATTCTAACGAACGTGTTGTTGACAAATTCATGGAATCAATGGTGTCAGTGGAACGTCAACGTGTGACGTATGAATTTACGATTCCTGAAGAAAATCGCCGTGATCTCTTGGCAATGTCGCCACTGGAATGGCAAGTAGCAAAAGAAATAAAAGAGGCTCTGATGGAAGAACCCCTTAGAAAAATTACAATTGACGTAGAATTGTTAAAAGGAAATAAGAGAAAACGATTCCAATAA
- a CDS encoding RluA family pseudouridine synthase encodes MEFTWIYEKEQAQQVKYFLKEKGISKGLLAKIKFQGGTIMVNDQVENVLFSLAQNDKVTIVIPAEGEHETVLLDETPIEIVYEDEHLLVVNKPAGVSSIPAQYHPNGTMANRVKAYYKQQGYENQVIHVVTRLDRDTSGLMLFAKHGFAHAKLDVQLREKKFVKKYQALVSGDVATLKAHGQIDLPIARDMTSLLKRKISSTGKSAQTEYWLENRSAEIALVDIQLHTGRTHQIRVHFSAIGCPLLGDDMYGGRMDQDIVRQALHCYDLRFYHPFTEKLLEFKQPLAKDMATIVKRFED; translated from the coding sequence ATGGAGTTTACATGGATCTATGAAAAAGAGCAAGCGCAACAAGTAAAATATTTTTTAAAAGAAAAAGGGATCTCCAAAGGGCTACTAGCGAAAATCAAGTTTCAAGGCGGCACGATCATGGTCAATGATCAGGTTGAGAACGTCTTGTTTTCTTTGGCTCAAAATGATAAGGTAACCATTGTGATTCCAGCAGAAGGCGAGCATGAAACGGTTCTTTTAGACGAAACACCGATCGAGATCGTTTATGAAGATGAACATCTCTTAGTCGTCAATAAACCAGCTGGAGTATCCTCGATACCGGCACAATACCATCCTAACGGTACGATGGCGAATCGAGTGAAAGCTTATTATAAACAACAAGGCTATGAAAATCAGGTGATCCACGTAGTGACTAGACTAGATCGAGATACTTCAGGATTGATGCTTTTTGCAAAGCATGGTTTTGCTCATGCAAAATTAGACGTACAGCTTCGCGAAAAGAAGTTCGTCAAAAAGTATCAAGCCTTGGTCAGTGGCGATGTGGCTACGTTAAAAGCGCATGGGCAGATCGATTTACCAATTGCTCGTGATATGACATCATTATTAAAACGTAAAATTTCTTCTACGGGGAAAAGTGCGCAAACGGAATACTGGTTAGAAAACAGATCAGCAGAGATTGCACTCGTTGATATCCAATTGCATACGGGGCGCACGCATCAGATCAGAGTGCATTTTTCTGCGATCGGGTGTCCTCTTTTAGGCGATGACATGTATGGGGGAAGGATGGATCAAGACATAGTTAGACAGGCTTTGCATTGTTATGACTTACGGTTCTATCATCCGTTTACAGAAAAATTATTAGAATTCAAACAGCCTTTAGCAAAAGATATGGCAACAATAGTGAAACGATTTGAAGATTAA
- a CDS encoding ATP-dependent RecD-like DNA helicase — MEPEEMPYFVGTVAAIFFQNPSNFYKVLLIQVSETSVDYREKEIVATGSFGDIQENEVYRFYGELVDHPKYGRQLKVERYEQEKPTTANGIVNYLSSDKFPGIGKKTAEKIVELLGEDAIEKIIEDPAQLQQISGLTKPKREMIAETIRLNHGMDQVIMGLNRYGFGSQLAFSIYQAYKNEALDIIQENPYQLVEEIEGIGFKRADNLAEQIGIAADSPRRIRAAILHQIFQQAIQTGDTYVPAESLLQQTIKILESSRPIEIEPDQVATVIIQLVEEGKIQQEETNLYENSLYFSEWGIGNSIQRLLSRKKEIKYEPKEIKKNIRRIEKMFGIQYGDSQEEAISEAIRSPLFILTGGPGTGKTTVINGIVHLFAELNGLDLDPTKYTQEIFPILLAAPTGRAAKRMNETTGLPASTIHRLLGLNGREKTPSISTKELDGGLLIVDEMSMVDTWLANTLFKAIPTNMQVILVGDKDQLPSVGPGQVLHDLLEIDQIPKIELNQIYRQGDGSSIIPLAHEIKEGRLPADFTKNQKDRSFFASDAYQIEPLISKIVEKAKNKGFTAQDIQVLAPMYRGAAGIDALNKMMQNIFNPGGGNRKEVHWNDTVYRIGDKVLHLVNTPELNVFNGDMGVITGIVLAKDSEDKVDELVIQFDANEVSYKRNEWNKITLSYCCSIHKSQGSEFKMVILPMVHQYQRMLQRNLLYTAVTRSKELLILLGEEQAYLTCAKNESAVRLTTLKKRIEDNEMTLNLRTKLAAYEDSLTGDDPFEEGTYSAAIEQVSAPTKQIEHRKEETGQAQEVSLFAIEEEKNEVKEAETPKSPDNYILTTEAVEQQWIDPMIGMENIRP, encoded by the coding sequence ATGGAGCCAGAAGAAATGCCTTATTTTGTCGGCACAGTTGCCGCTATCTTTTTTCAAAATCCTAGTAATTTTTATAAAGTATTGCTCATCCAAGTCAGTGAAACAAGTGTTGATTATCGGGAAAAAGAAATTGTCGCAACTGGTAGTTTTGGCGATATCCAAGAGAACGAAGTGTATCGTTTTTATGGTGAGCTAGTTGATCATCCCAAATATGGCAGACAGTTGAAAGTAGAGCGTTACGAACAGGAAAAGCCGACGACAGCCAACGGGATCGTCAACTACCTATCAAGTGACAAGTTTCCCGGTATCGGAAAAAAAACCGCAGAGAAAATCGTGGAACTGCTTGGTGAAGATGCGATTGAAAAAATCATCGAAGATCCTGCGCAATTGCAACAGATTTCAGGTTTAACGAAGCCAAAAAGAGAAATGATTGCTGAAACGATCCGTTTGAATCATGGAATGGATCAAGTGATCATGGGGTTGAACCGTTACGGATTTGGGAGTCAATTAGCCTTTAGTATCTATCAAGCTTACAAAAATGAAGCGTTGGATATCATTCAAGAAAATCCTTACCAATTAGTCGAAGAGATTGAAGGAATCGGCTTTAAACGTGCAGATAACTTAGCTGAACAAATCGGCATTGCTGCTGACTCGCCACGACGCATCAGAGCAGCGATCTTGCACCAGATTTTCCAACAGGCGATCCAAACCGGTGATACCTATGTGCCTGCTGAATCTTTATTGCAGCAGACGATCAAAATCTTGGAATCAAGTCGTCCAATCGAAATCGAACCGGATCAAGTAGCGACTGTCATTATTCAGTTAGTGGAAGAGGGAAAGATCCAACAGGAAGAAACGAATCTATATGAAAATAGTTTGTATTTTTCTGAATGGGGGATTGGCAATTCGATCCAACGCTTGTTGAGTCGAAAAAAGGAAATCAAGTACGAACCAAAAGAAATTAAAAAGAATATTCGACGAATTGAGAAAATGTTTGGTATCCAGTATGGGGATTCACAAGAAGAAGCGATTTCTGAAGCGATTCGCTCACCACTATTTATCTTGACTGGTGGTCCAGGAACTGGAAAAACTACAGTGATCAATGGCATCGTTCATCTGTTTGCAGAGTTAAACGGCTTAGATCTTGATCCGACGAAATATACACAAGAGATTTTTCCGATCCTCTTAGCTGCACCCACAGGACGGGCTGCTAAACGGATGAATGAAACGACTGGCTTGCCAGCTAGTACGATCCACCGACTTTTAGGTTTGAATGGTCGTGAGAAAACCCCGTCAATCAGTACAAAGGAATTAGACGGTGGCTTATTGATCGTCGATGAAATGTCGATGGTTGATACATGGTTGGCCAATACACTGTTCAAGGCGATTCCTACGAATATGCAAGTGATCTTAGTAGGGGACAAGGATCAGCTACCATCAGTAGGTCCTGGGCAAGTCTTGCATGATCTATTAGAAATCGATCAAATCCCTAAAATCGAATTGAATCAGATCTATCGTCAAGGCGATGGCTCAAGTATCATTCCTTTGGCTCATGAGATCAAAGAAGGAAGATTGCCAGCAGATTTTACGAAAAATCAAAAGGATCGCTCTTTCTTTGCAAGTGATGCGTATCAAATCGAACCATTGATTTCTAAAATCGTGGAAAAGGCGAAAAACAAAGGATTTACTGCACAAGATATTCAGGTGTTGGCACCGATGTATCGCGGTGCTGCTGGTATCGATGCCTTGAATAAAATGATGCAAAATATTTTCAATCCAGGCGGTGGAAATCGGAAAGAAGTTCACTGGAATGATACAGTTTATCGAATCGGGGATAAAGTACTCCATTTGGTCAATACGCCAGAATTAAATGTGTTCAATGGTGACATGGGGGTAATCACGGGAATTGTTTTAGCAAAAGATTCGGAAGATAAGGTGGACGAACTCGTCATCCAATTTGATGCCAATGAAGTGAGTTACAAACGAAATGAATGGAATAAGATCACCCTGTCTTATTGTTGCTCGATCCATAAATCCCAAGGTAGCGAGTTTAAGATGGTGATTTTGCCTATGGTCCATCAATACCAACGAATGCTCCAACGGAATCTGTTGTATACAGCGGTTACTCGTAGTAAGGAATTATTGATTTTGTTAGGGGAAGAACAAGCATATTTGACATGTGCAAAAAACGAATCCGCAGTTCGATTGACGACACTGAAGAAGCGGATCGAAGACAATGAAATGACTCTTAATCTGCGTACGAAATTAGCCGCCTATGAAGATTCCTTGACAGGTGATGATCCATTTGAAGAAGGAACGTATTCGGCAGCCATTGAACAAGTATCTGCGCCAACAAAACAAATAGAGCACCGGAAAGAGGAAACCGGCCAAGCGCAGGAAGTTTCGCTTTTTGCCATCGAAGAAGAAAAAAATGAAGTGAAAGAAGCTGAAACGCCAAAATCACCTGATAATTACATTCTCACAACCGAAGCTGTGGAACAGCAATGGATTGATCCAATGATTGGTATGGAGAACATCCGACCATAA
- a CDS encoding tRNA (cytidine(34)-2'-O)-methyltransferase: MNHIVLFEPLIPANTGNIARTCAATNTPLHLIEPLGFSTDDKQLKRAGLDYWHDVDITYHADLPAFMAYLGDRKLHLISKFANKVYSDEDFADGEEHFFLFGKETTGLPEPFMREHEEKCLRIPMNDTHVRSLNLSNTAAMIVYEALRQQGFPNLELTHHYENDKLD; encoded by the coding sequence ATGAACCACATTGTTTTATTTGAACCTTTGATTCCAGCAAACACAGGAAATATTGCACGAACATGTGCAGCGACTAACACACCGTTACACTTGATCGAACCACTAGGATTTTCAACAGATGATAAACAGCTGAAACGAGCGGGGCTTGATTATTGGCACGATGTGGATATCACGTATCATGCAGATCTACCAGCTTTTATGGCTTATTTAGGCGATAGAAAGTTACATTTGATCTCCAAATTTGCGAATAAAGTATACAGTGATGAAGACTTTGCAGATGGCGAAGAGCATTTCTTTTTGTTTGGGAAAGAAACAACTGGATTACCGGAACCCTTTATGCGCGAGCATGAAGAAAAATGCTTACGTATCCCCATGAATGATACACACGTCCGCTCATTGAATCTATCGAATACAGCAGCAATGATCGTGTATGAAGCGTTGCGTCAACAAGGTTTCCCAAATTTAGAGTTAACACATCATTACGAAAATGATAAGCTAGACTAA
- a CDS encoding NAD kinase: protein MKVAIVHNKEPKTLAVTERLKNLLAQANIKIDDQQPELVISVGGDGTLLAAFHQFSHALNDVRFLGVHTGHLGFYTDWRDYELEELVDSLKTNREQSVSYPLLDVRISYLDDKPDQHFFALNESTIKRSNRTMVADVYIKNELFESFRGDGLALSTPTGSTAYNKSVGGAVIHPSINAFQLAEIASLNNRVFRTLGAPMVIAQDEWVEIRLENTADYLVTIDQLDVSKNNIRAIYYRIAEERIHFASYRHMHFWHRVKDAFIGEV, encoded by the coding sequence ATGAAGGTAGCGATCGTTCATAACAAGGAACCAAAAACATTAGCAGTCACCGAACGATTGAAAAATCTTTTGGCTCAAGCAAATATCAAGATCGATGATCAACAACCAGAGTTAGTGATTTCAGTTGGCGGGGATGGGACGCTTTTAGCCGCGTTCCATCAATTTAGCCATGCTTTGAACGATGTGCGCTTTTTAGGCGTCCATACAGGTCATTTAGGCTTTTATACGGACTGGCGAGACTATGAATTAGAAGAACTAGTCGATAGCCTGAAAACCAATCGTGAACAAAGTGTCAGCTACCCGTTGTTAGATGTTCGAATCAGCTATTTAGATGATAAGCCTGATCAACATTTTTTTGCTTTGAATGAGTCAACAATCAAGCGTTCTAACCGAACGATGGTAGCAGATGTATATATCAAGAACGAACTATTTGAAAGCTTCCGTGGTGATGGTTTGGCGTTGTCTACGCCTACAGGATCGACTGCGTATAATAAGAGTGTTGGTGGGGCTGTGATCCATCCAAGTATCAATGCGTTTCAATTAGCAGAGATTGCTTCATTGAATAACCGCGTTTTTCGTACGCTAGGTGCGCCAATGGTCATTGCTCAAGATGAATGGGTAGAAATTCGTTTAGAGAATACCGCAGATTATTTGGTGACGATCGATCAATTGGACGTTTCAAAAAATAATATACGAGCCATTTATTATCGGATTGCAGAAGAAAGAATCCACTTTGCTTCTTATCGACATATGCATTTTTGGCACCGTGTGAAAGATGCCTTTATTGGTGAGGTTTAG
- the mgtE gene encoding magnesium transporter, translated as MDENQELEERFAQLAQDLRENNIQDFRNNFLEMHIYEQGQFYQSLKEADRQQIYTYLSPKELADMFDVIEEDNEYMKEYLAEMRPSYAAEMLSEMYTDNAVDLLNTLDKKQVAKYLSLMTAEDASEIKDLLHYEDETAGAIMTTEFISIVANQTVRSAMYVLKNEADVAETIYYIYVVNQDNQLVGVISLRDLIVNDDDAMISDLMSERVLSVHVGDDQEDVAQTFRDYDFLALPVTDYDDHLLGIVTVDDIIDVIDDEAASDYSGLAGVNVEEINENPVKSASRRLPWLITLLFLGMSTASLISHYEELVSEASILAVFISLITGTAGNAGTQSLAVAVRRLAISDEKDQGFVRLIVAEVLTGLVTGAVTGLTIFLIVGFWKQNFILGFVIGIAMLFAITVANLAGSLIPMLMDRLGFDPAVASGPFITTLSDLTSVLIYFNIASLFMGYFM; from the coding sequence TTGGACGAAAATCAAGAATTAGAGGAAAGATTTGCCCAGTTAGCTCAAGATCTAAGAGAAAACAATATTCAGGATTTTAGAAATAACTTCTTGGAGATGCATATCTATGAACAGGGGCAATTCTATCAATCCCTTAAGGAAGCAGATCGTCAACAGATTTATACCTATCTTTCGCCAAAGGAATTGGCGGACATGTTCGATGTCATTGAAGAAGACAACGAATATATGAAGGAATATTTAGCAGAAATGCGTCCTAGTTATGCCGCGGAAATGCTCTCAGAGATGTATACCGATAACGCGGTCGATTTGTTGAATACATTAGATAAGAAACAAGTGGCGAAATATCTTAGCTTGATGACAGCAGAAGATGCGAGTGAGATCAAAGACCTCCTGCATTATGAAGATGAAACGGCTGGGGCGATCATGACGACCGAATTTATCTCGATCGTTGCGAACCAAACCGTTCGTTCGGCGATGTATGTCTTGAAAAATGAAGCAGATGTGGCAGAAACCATCTATTACATTTATGTAGTCAATCAAGACAATCAACTTGTTGGGGTTATCTCGTTGCGTGATTTGATCGTCAATGATGATGATGCGATGATTTCTGATTTGATGAGTGAACGGGTATTATCTGTTCACGTAGGCGATGACCAAGAAGATGTGGCACAAACTTTCCGTGACTATGACTTTCTTGCGTTGCCTGTCACGGATTATGATGATCATTTATTAGGGATCGTGACTGTCGATGATATCATCGACGTTATCGATGATGAAGCAGCGAGTGACTATTCTGGATTGGCGGGGGTCAACGTCGAAGAAATCAATGAGAATCCAGTAAAATCAGCTTCTCGCCGCTTACCTTGGTTGATCACTTTATTATTTTTAGGTATGTCAACTGCCTCTTTGATCAGTCATTATGAAGAATTAGTCAGTGAAGCAAGTATTTTAGCTGTCTTTATTTCTTTGATCACAGGAACGGCTGGAAACGCCGGTACACAATCGTTAGCGGTCGCTGTACGTCGCCTAGCGATTTCAGATGAAAAAGATCAGGGCTTTGTTCGGTTGATCGTGGCGGAAGTATTGACGGGTTTAGTGACCGGCGCTGTGACTGGCCTAACGATCTTCTTGATCGTAGGATTTTGGAAGCAGAACTTTATTCTAGGCTTTGTTATCGGTATTGCGATGCTATTTGCGATCACAGTGGCAAATCTTGCGGGAAGTTTGATCCCGATGTTGATGGATCGTTTAGGCTTTGACCCTGCCGTTGCCAGTGGGCCATTTATTACCACCTTGAGTGACTTGACCAGTGTATTGATCTATTTCAATATCGCTTCGTTGTTTATGGGGTATTTTATGTAA
- a CDS encoding CYTH domain-containing protein, which translates to MTEMLEIEFKTLLTKEDYTRLLSHYQLTTESFHIQTNIYYDTPDFQLKQRGCGLRIRLLDTYAEYTLKTPTTEGKLETTDTYTLQEATKMIEEQTLPRTGAVLKKLHELSIDSNQLFKIGELTTKRVEFPIDEGLLAIDESWGEQLHDYELELEVTDAASGKVAFEHFLQRQGIPYHPSKNKIQRMFEAKN; encoded by the coding sequence ATGACTGAAATGTTAGAGATCGAATTTAAAACATTGCTAACTAAGGAAGATTACACGCGTTTGCTTTCGCACTATCAACTTACAACGGAATCCTTCCATATCCAAACCAATATTTATTATGATACGCCTGATTTCCAATTAAAACAGCGTGGTTGTGGGTTACGTATCCGCTTATTAGATACCTATGCGGAGTACACATTAAAAACACCAACTACAGAAGGAAAATTGGAAACAACAGACACCTATACGCTCCAAGAAGCCACTAAAATGATCGAGGAACAGACACTGCCACGAACGGGCGCTGTTTTAAAAAAACTTCATGAGCTATCGATCGATTCCAATCAATTGTTCAAAATCGGAGAACTGACGACTAAGCGTGTTGAATTTCCTATTGATGAAGGCTTGTTAGCCATTGACGAAAGTTGGGGGGAACAACTTCACGACTATGAATTAGAATTAGAAGTCACTGATGCTGCCAGTGGAAAAGTAGCATTTGAGCACTTCCTTCAACGTCAAGGAATTCCTTATCATCCTTCAAAAAATAAAATCCAACGAATGTTTGAGGCCAAAAATTAG